The following proteins are co-located in the Pochonia chlamydosporia 170 chromosome 6, whole genome shotgun sequence genome:
- a CDS encoding prolyl oligopeptidase (similar to Metarhizium robertsii ARSEF 23 XP_007823078.2), with protein sequence MLPEPALSFTIPSLHDGTILDCRIYHPASLCATNARAPPWRRHAAVVAHPYAPMGGCYDDPILESVATGLLRTGYLVGTFNFRYLLPWQAHQLRQDQTKQLTARRGAGHSAGRTSWTAKPERDDYASVVGFMVHYIHFLDPFSQVSAPDGSIEDTTHAADIPRSVPSSTSPTEIPALLMGGYSYGAMITAQIPPLNKLLEPFASPHVDSNAAQIRLRAQHLAEQQNVILGSTRSAVIQVRSPHSPTRRPCGVRVGGDEGDRSPRKSHESGGRRSFSLDAEDRFRKGVHEFMAKRRAKHPHLHLHSGHRRSASSEMVRNNAREQEDEKGGGTVEIEEEKLPVITGLLRPRPAYFMVSPLQGLVTHLATMSLLPSRMRHDSDDGSEEKLVLNPTLAVFGDNDVFVPVGRLRGWMAKLGGNAGSLFTGYEVATAGHFWVEEGVLHVMTERIGAFASGLICG encoded by the coding sequence ATGCTTCCCGAgccagccttgagcttcacaATCCCCAGTCTGCATGACGGAACGATTCTCGACTGTCGCATCTACCACCCCGCGTCGTTGTGTGCAACGAATGCTCGCGCTCCGCCATGGAGGAGACACGCGGCTGTTGTTGCGCATCCGTATGCGCCTATGGGCGGATGCTACGATGACCCTATTCTGGAGAGTGTTGCGACGGGGCTGCTGAGGACGGGGTATCTCGTGGGGACGTTCAATTTCAGGTATTTGCTTCCATGGCAGGCGCATCAACTGCGGCAAGATCAGACGAAGCAACTAACGGCGAGAAGAGGCGCGGGACATTCCGCCGGCCGGACGTCTTGGACGGCGAAACCAGAACGAGACGATTACGCGAGCGTAGTAGGCTTCATGGTGCATTATATCCATTTTCTGGATCCGTTTTCGCAAGTTTCAGCGCCAGACGGCTCGATAGAGGATACCACCCACGCAGCAGATATACCTAGATCCGTACCGTCCAGCACATCCCCCACGGAAATACCAGCGTTATTGATGGGAGGCTATTCCTACGGCGCCATGATCACGGCGCAGATCCCCCCGTTGAACAAGCTCCTCGAGCCCTTCGCAAGCCCACACGTCGACTCCAACGCCGCACAAATACGCCTCCGGGCTCAACATCTCGCGGAGCAACAAAACGTTATACTGGGGAGCACACGCTCCGCCGTGATACAGGTACGCAGTCCGCATAGTCCCACGAGACGGCCGTGTGGTGTGCGTGTcggcggcgacgagggcGATCGGTCACCGCGGAAGAGTCACGAGAGCGGTGGCCGGAGGAGCTTTTCGTTGGATGCGGAGGATAGGTTTCGGAAGGGAGTGCATGAGTTTATGGCCAAGAGGAGGGCCAAGCACCCGCACTTGCATTTACATTCGGGTCATAGGAGATCAGCGAGCTCTGAGATGGTGCGGAATAATGCGAgggagcaagaagacgagaaagGTGGCGGTACTGTTGAAATTGAGGAGGAAAAGTTGCCGGTAATTACTGGGCTGTTACGTCCTCGACCAGCGTATTTCATGGTATCCCCTCTGCAAGGCCTAGTCACACACCTGGCTACCATGTCGTTGCTCCCGTCCCGGATGAGACATGATAGTGATGACGGGTCAGAGGAGAAACTGGTGCTGAATCCGACGCTCGCCGTGTTTGGAGACAATGACGTGTTTGTGCCGGTGGGCAGGTTGCGCGGCTGGATGGCCAAGTTGGGCGGGAATGCGGGATCTCTGTTCACGGGGTATGAAGTGGCTACGGCTGGACATTTCtgggttgaagaaggtgTTTTGCATGTCATGACGGAGAGGATTGGGGCGTTTGCGAGTGGGTTGATATGTGGTTGA